In the Corynebacterium gerontici genome, one interval contains:
- a CDS encoding citrate synthase: MATDNNKAVLQYPGGEYEMNLIEATEGNNGIVLDKLLSETGLVTFDPGYVSTGSCESKITYIDGDQGILRHRGYDIADLAENATFNEVSYLLIKGHLPTVEELRHFNDEIRHHTLLDEDFKAQFNIFPRNSHPMAVLASSLNILSTYYQDQLNPLDEEQLDKATVRLLAKVPMLAAYAYRASKGQPYMYPDNSLNARENFLRMMFGYPTEPYEVDPVVAKALDKLLILHADHEQNCSTSTVRMIGSAQANMFVAIAGGINALSGPLHGGANQAVLEMLEEIKQNGGDATDFMNRVKNKEKGVRLMGFGHRVYKNYDPRAAIVKETAHEILEHLGGDDLLDLAMKLEEIALNDDYFVSRKLYPNVDFYTGLIYRAMGFPTDFFTVLFAIGRLPGWIAQYREQLATTTKINRPRQVYTGESLRKVSPREER, translated from the coding sequence GTGGCTACTGACAACAACAAGGCCGTTCTCCAGTACCCCGGTGGCGAGTATGAGATGAACCTCATCGAGGCCACCGAGGGCAACAACGGCATCGTCCTGGACAAGCTGCTGAGCGAGACCGGCTTGGTCACCTTCGATCCTGGCTACGTCTCCACCGGTTCTTGCGAATCCAAAATCACCTACATTGATGGTGACCAGGGCATTTTGCGCCACCGTGGCTATGACATTGCGGATCTTGCTGAAAACGCCACCTTCAACGAGGTGTCCTACCTGCTGATCAAGGGGCACCTGCCCACTGTGGAGGAACTCCGCCACTTCAACGATGAAATCCGCCACCACACGCTGCTGGACGAGGATTTCAAGGCGCAGTTCAACATCTTCCCGCGCAACTCCCACCCAATGGCGGTGCTCGCGTCCTCGCTGAACATTCTGTCCACGTACTACCAGGATCAGCTCAACCCGCTGGACGAGGAGCAATTGGATAAGGCCACCGTGCGCCTGCTGGCAAAGGTGCCAATGCTTGCCGCCTATGCCTACCGCGCATCCAAGGGCCAGCCCTACATGTACCCGGACAACTCCCTGAATGCGCGCGAAAACTTCCTGCGCATGATGTTCGGCTACCCAACCGAGCCCTACGAGGTTGACCCGGTTGTAGCGAAGGCTCTGGACAAGCTGCTGATTCTGCACGCAGACCACGAGCAGAACTGCTCCACCTCAACCGTCCGCATGATCGGCTCTGCGCAGGCCAACATGTTCGTCGCTATCGCCGGTGGCATCAACGCACTGTCCGGCCCGCTGCACGGTGGCGCAAACCAGGCGGTGCTGGAGATGCTTGAAGAGATCAAGCAGAACGGCGGCGACGCCACCGACTTCATGAATCGCGTGAAGAACAAGGAAAAGGGCGTTCGCCTGATGGGCTTCGGCCACCGCGTATACAAGAACTACGATCCGCGTGCGGCGATTGTCAAGGAAACCGCTCACGAGATCCTCGAGCACCTTGGTGGCGACGATCTGCTGGATCTGGCTATGAAGCTGGAAGAGATCGCGCTGAACGACGATTACTTCGTCTCCCGCAAGCTCTACCCGAACGTCGACTTCTACACCGGCCTGATCTACCGCGCCATGGGCTTCCCCACGGACTTCTTCACCGTGCTGTTCGCCATTGGTCGCCTCCCAGGCTGGATTGCTCAGTACCGCGAGCAGCTTGCCACCACCACCAAGATCAACCGTCCTCGCCAGGTGTACACCGGCGAGTCCCTGCGTAAGGTCTCTCCTCGCGAGGAGCGCTAA
- the fkpA gene encoding FKBP-type peptidyl-prolyl cis-trans isomerase FkpA — MEKPQIDVPEGPAPEDIVIVDLIEGDGEEAQPGGFVEVHYVGVDFETGQEFDSSWDRGQSIEFPLSGLIAGWQEGIPGMKVGGRRQLTIPPEAAYGPAGGGHPLSGRTLVFVIDLLNTK, encoded by the coding sequence ATGGAAAAGCCTCAGATCGACGTACCGGAAGGCCCAGCACCGGAAGACATCGTCATCGTTGACCTCATCGAGGGTGACGGTGAAGAAGCTCAGCCCGGTGGCTTCGTCGAGGTGCACTACGTCGGTGTGGACTTTGAAACGGGTCAGGAATTCGACTCGTCGTGGGACCGTGGCCAGAGCATCGAATTCCCGCTGTCCGGCCTCATCGCTGGTTGGCAAGAAGGCATCCCCGGCATGAAGGTTGGCGGGCGTCGCCAGCTCACCATCCCGCCGGAGGCTGCATATGGTCCCGCAGGTGGAGGCCACCCGCTGTCCGGTCGCACGTTGGTCTTCGTGATCGACTTGCTCAACACCAAGTAA
- a CDS encoding carboxyl transferase domain-containing protein: MTRTSAKKLIADVLDPGSFQSWDQTPQYRNISEEYRASLARAREKSGVDESVVTGEGSIDGKRVAVVLSEFSFLGGSIGAATARRIIDGIHRATDEGLPLLISPSSGGTRMQEGTPAFALMVSITTAVYRHKDAHLPFMVYLRNPTTGGVMASWGSAGHITYAEPDALLGFLGPRVVELTTGRSIPAHIQSGEHLSEKGVIDGVIPPEQLRVSVSKLMRILAAPGPHELEATAEVQTVGGEAPNAWESIVQTRKHDRPGFSHVLAAIGEDNVIELSGSGDGRTSTAIRIALARLHNKPVVLIGQDRHQQPPIGEVEMGTEALRVARRGIQLAHELQIPLISVVDTPGAELSAEAEEHAMAGSIARTLSELVSVDVPTVSVILGQGCGGGALAMLPADIVLCAEHGWLSPLPPEGASAIIYRDTEHAPAMMEKQGVQAAQLLKAGVVDRIVPEQDDLVESVLAHTEKALWDLETAPQRVGREQRMRHYELLADRLS; the protein is encoded by the coding sequence ATGACCCGCACTTCCGCCAAAAAATTGATCGCTGATGTCCTCGATCCCGGATCATTCCAATCGTGGGATCAAACACCCCAATACCGAAACATCTCCGAGGAGTATCGTGCCTCGCTGGCACGCGCACGGGAAAAGTCGGGGGTAGATGAGTCCGTAGTCACTGGCGAGGGAAGCATCGATGGGAAGCGTGTAGCGGTTGTCCTGAGCGAGTTTTCCTTCCTTGGCGGCTCCATCGGTGCCGCCACGGCGCGCCGCATCATCGACGGGATTCACCGCGCCACCGACGAAGGCTTGCCATTGCTCATCTCCCCCTCTTCAGGCGGCACCCGCATGCAGGAGGGCACCCCGGCGTTTGCGCTCATGGTCTCCATCACCACGGCAGTGTATCGCCACAAGGATGCCCACCTGCCGTTCATGGTGTACCTACGCAACCCCACTACGGGTGGGGTGATGGCGTCATGGGGTTCCGCCGGCCACATCACCTACGCGGAACCCGATGCCCTCTTGGGATTCTTAGGGCCTCGGGTGGTGGAGCTAACCACAGGTCGCAGCATTCCTGCCCATATTCAAAGCGGTGAGCATCTCAGCGAAAAGGGCGTCATCGACGGCGTGATTCCACCCGAGCAGCTTCGCGTCTCAGTATCAAAACTGATGCGAATTCTTGCTGCGCCGGGCCCCCATGAGCTCGAGGCGACCGCCGAGGTGCAGACTGTAGGCGGCGAAGCCCCCAATGCTTGGGAGTCCATCGTGCAAACCCGTAAGCACGATCGACCAGGCTTTTCACATGTGCTCGCAGCCATCGGCGAGGATAACGTTATTGAACTTTCAGGCTCCGGTGACGGCAGAACCTCCACCGCTATCCGCATCGCTTTGGCCCGCTTGCACAACAAGCCTGTGGTGCTCATCGGGCAGGATCGCCACCAACAGCCACCAATTGGCGAAGTAGAAATGGGCACCGAGGCGCTTCGGGTTGCGCGAAGGGGAATCCAGCTTGCCCACGAGCTGCAAATTCCGTTGATTTCTGTCGTGGATACTCCCGGCGCGGAACTGAGCGCGGAAGCCGAGGAACACGCGATGGCGGGGTCAATCGCGCGCACACTCAGCGAGCTGGTGTCGGTGGACGTGCCCACTGTGTCGGTCATCCTCGGTCAGGGCTGCGGTGGCGGCGCTTTGGCGATGTTGCCTGCAGATATTGTGCTGTGCGCCGAGCATGGTTGGCTCAGTCCGCTGCCGCCCGAGGGCGCCTCCGCCATCATTTATCGCGATACCGAGCACGCCCCTGCGATGATGGAAAAACAGGGGGTGCAGGCCGCACAGTTGTTGAAAGCTGGAGTGGTGGATCGGATCGTGCCGGAGCAAGATGATTTGGTGGAATCGGTTCTTGCGCATACAGAAAAAGCGCTGTGGGATTTGGAAACGGCTCCCCAGCGCGTGGGCCGCGAACAGCGAATGCGACACTATGAGCTTCTAGCAGATCGCCTGAGCTGA
- a CDS encoding aldo/keto reductase — translation MGIMSDSQLQIPTITLNDGTEMPALGFGTWNLEGEDCVRAVRSAIEVGYRHIDTAAIYKNEEAVGRAVREAISAGDVTREELFITSKVWNNEQGDQEVQQAFQKSLKRLEMEFIDCMMIHWPWPQRGLYLESYEALAKIQGLGQVRSIAVANFYPELLREITEATGIAPVLNQVELHPGFSQADLREAHDEMGIVTEAWSPLGRGDLLEHELIRGIAEEVGKTPAQVILRWIVQLGCSVIPKSSSRKRQLENGDIFSFELCDEHMQAITDLDASGGRLYQSPLEFPGEVRS, via the coding sequence ATGGGAATCATGAGTGACTCCCAGCTTCAGATCCCAACAATTACCCTCAACGATGGCACCGAGATGCCAGCACTTGGCTTCGGCACCTGGAACCTTGAAGGCGAAGACTGCGTCCGCGCAGTGCGAAGCGCCATCGAGGTGGGGTATCGACACATTGACACCGCAGCCATCTACAAAAACGAGGAGGCCGTTGGTCGCGCGGTGCGCGAAGCTATCTCCGCGGGGGATGTGACCCGAGAAGAGCTCTTCATTACCTCCAAGGTTTGGAACAATGAACAGGGCGACCAGGAGGTGCAGCAGGCATTTCAAAAGTCGCTCAAGCGCCTCGAAATGGAGTTCATTGACTGCATGATGATCCACTGGCCGTGGCCGCAGCGGGGCTTGTATCTGGAGTCGTACGAGGCGCTTGCGAAAATCCAAGGTCTGGGTCAAGTGCGCAGCATCGCGGTGGCGAATTTCTACCCCGAGCTCTTGCGCGAAATCACTGAGGCCACCGGTATCGCGCCTGTGCTCAACCAGGTAGAGCTGCACCCTGGTTTTTCTCAAGCGGATTTGCGAGAAGCCCACGACGAAATGGGTATTGTCACCGAAGCGTGGTCGCCACTGGGGCGCGGTGACTTGCTGGAACACGAGTTGATCCGAGGCATCGCTGAGGAGGTGGGCAAGACTCCCGCTCAAGTGATTCTGCGTTGGATTGTGCAGTTGGGATGCTCGGTGATCCCCAAATCTTCCAGCAGGAAGCGTCAACTGGAAAACGGCGATATTTTCAGCTTTGAGCTTTGCGACGAGCACATGCAAGCAATTACTGACCTGGACGCCTCCGGTGGACGGCTGTATCAGTCTCCGCTGGAATTCCCAGGTGAGGTGCGTTCATGA
- a CDS encoding enoyl-CoA hydratase, with protein sequence MSASVIVHQEGMLLHLRLNRPEKRNALDARTCAEMTVALESAAKAYRQDCSVRAVLISGEGKAFCAGADLGDGAGVYGDGFLERLHEMLQSIVQLPIPVIANIQGPAVGAGTQLALACDLRVVGESGWFMVPAANLGFALDAWTIHRAQDLLGGAVARQMLLAAQRVDKQQAQDLGFANAGTDADAHEFALAMTKRAPLAMEQLKTALNADDSSYGLNPRAQDLFTRCWASDDADEARRARAERREPRFRGR encoded by the coding sequence ATGAGTGCTTCGGTGATCGTTCACCAGGAAGGCATGCTGCTGCACCTGCGTTTGAATCGTCCGGAAAAGCGCAATGCTTTGGACGCTCGGACGTGCGCAGAGATGACCGTCGCCTTGGAATCTGCCGCGAAGGCGTATCGCCAGGACTGTAGTGTGCGGGCGGTGCTCATCAGCGGTGAGGGGAAGGCCTTTTGCGCTGGCGCTGACCTCGGCGATGGGGCCGGGGTGTACGGAGATGGGTTTCTGGAACGCCTCCATGAGATGTTGCAAAGCATCGTGCAGTTGCCGATCCCGGTGATCGCGAATATCCAAGGTCCTGCTGTGGGTGCGGGAACGCAGTTGGCGTTGGCCTGCGATTTAAGAGTGGTGGGGGAGTCGGGGTGGTTCATGGTGCCGGCGGCGAACCTGGGATTTGCGCTTGATGCGTGGACAATCCACCGCGCCCAAGATTTGCTCGGTGGTGCTGTTGCCCGGCAGATGCTGCTGGCTGCGCAGCGCGTGGATAAGCAGCAGGCGCAGGATTTGGGATTTGCGAATGCAGGAACAGACGCGGATGCTCACGAATTTGCCTTGGCAATGACAAAGCGCGCGCCGCTTGCAATGGAACAGCTGAAAACGGCGCTGAATGCCGATGATTCCAGCTATGGGCTCAATCCTCGTGCGCAAGACCTCTTCACCAGGTGCTGGGCGAGTGACGATGCGGATGAGGCTCGCAGGGCGAGGGCGGAGCGCCGGGAACCTCGCTTCCGAGGGCGCTAG
- a CDS encoding DUF485 domain-containing protein, giving the protein MSAAPQRQRRQPSAQEFREMQASPQFADLKKTYRSFTFPMSIAFFIWYLVYVLSAIYAPGFMAQNVFGHVNVGVIFGLLQFLTTFVITWVYVKYANKNIEPKAAAIREQMEG; this is encoded by the coding sequence ATGAGTGCAGCACCCCAGCGCCAGCGGCGGCAGCCAAGCGCGCAAGAGTTTCGCGAAATGCAGGCAAGCCCGCAGTTTGCTGATCTGAAAAAGACCTACAGGTCTTTTACTTTCCCAATGTCCATTGCCTTCTTCATCTGGTACCTGGTGTACGTCCTCTCTGCGATTTACGCCCCCGGCTTCATGGCGCAGAACGTATTTGGGCACGTGAACGTGGGTGTGATCTTCGGACTCCTGCAGTTCCTGACCACCTTTGTGATCACCTGGGTGTACGTGAAGTACGCAAACAAGAACATCGAGCCCAAAGCGGCCGCAATCCGCGAGCAGATGGAAGGCTAG
- a CDS encoding solute symporter family protein, translated as MNTSILAAEAPQTGNPILNISVFVAFIVVTMAVVLRAGKSTKEASDFYTGGGSFSGRQNGLAIAGDYLSAASFLGIVGAIALNGYDGFLYSVGFFVAWLVALLLVAEPLRNVGRFTMADVLSFRLKQKPVRVAAAFGTLFVSLFYLIAQMAGAGSLVSVLLNLHDKTAQSIVVAIVGVIMIIYVLVGGMKGTTYVQMIKAVLLILCVGIMTVLVFVSIKGGLSALFDSAVSTHAASETLAKKGYEAQQLLEPGLKYGKTATTKLDFLSLALSLVLGTAGLPHVLMRFYTVPTATEARRSVTWAIVLIGAFYLMTLALGFGAAALVGPDTILAAPGGANAAAPLLALELWGPLFMAAISAVAFATVLAVVAGLAITASASVAHDIYDAVLRDGQSSEEEQVRVSRITVVVIGVAAIVLGILAMSQNVAFLVSLAFAIAASANLPTILYSLYWKRFNTTGAVASMYTGLVAALVLIIFSPAVSGTETSMFSNVDFHWFPLTSPGIVSIPLAFLAGAIGAFVGKPDNLDDLQAEMEVRSLTGVGVEAAVDH; from the coding sequence ATGAATACCTCAATCCTCGCGGCAGAAGCGCCGCAAACTGGTAACCCGATTCTCAATATCTCTGTCTTCGTCGCCTTCATCGTGGTCACCATGGCCGTGGTACTGCGCGCCGGTAAGTCCACTAAGGAGGCCTCGGACTTCTACACCGGCGGCGGTTCCTTCTCCGGCCGTCAGAATGGCCTCGCAATTGCTGGCGACTATCTTTCGGCAGCATCCTTCCTCGGCATCGTCGGTGCCATCGCCTTGAACGGCTACGACGGCTTCCTGTACTCCGTCGGCTTCTTCGTTGCATGGCTCGTCGCGCTGCTGCTGGTTGCAGAACCACTGCGTAACGTCGGACGCTTCACCATGGCGGATGTGTTGTCCTTCCGCCTGAAGCAAAAGCCCGTGCGCGTGGCCGCAGCATTCGGCACCCTGTTCGTGTCCTTGTTCTACCTCATTGCGCAGATGGCAGGCGCTGGTTCGCTGGTGTCCGTGCTGCTGAACCTGCATGACAAGACCGCTCAATCCATCGTGGTAGCCATCGTGGGCGTGATCATGATCATCTACGTTTTGGTCGGCGGTATGAAGGGCACCACCTACGTGCAGATGATCAAAGCCGTGCTGCTGATTCTCTGCGTCGGCATCATGACGGTGCTCGTGTTCGTGAGCATCAAGGGCGGGCTCTCCGCGCTGTTTGACTCTGCAGTTTCTACCCACGCCGCTTCTGAAACGCTTGCGAAGAAGGGCTACGAGGCTCAGCAGTTGCTGGAGCCAGGCTTGAAGTACGGCAAGACCGCCACCACCAAGCTTGACTTCCTCTCGCTGGCACTGTCTCTCGTGCTGGGTACCGCTGGTCTGCCTCACGTGCTCATGCGCTTCTACACCGTGCCTACCGCTACCGAGGCGCGCCGTTCCGTCACTTGGGCCATCGTGCTCATCGGTGCGTTCTACCTGATGACTCTGGCTCTGGGCTTTGGTGCCGCTGCACTCGTTGGTCCAGACACGATTCTTGCTGCCCCCGGTGGCGCAAACGCTGCAGCGCCGCTGCTGGCACTGGAGCTGTGGGGCCCGCTGTTCATGGCTGCTATCTCCGCAGTGGCATTCGCGACGGTGCTCGCCGTGGTCGCCGGCCTGGCAATTACTGCCTCCGCATCCGTGGCGCACGATATTTACGACGCCGTGTTGCGCGATGGACAGTCCAGCGAGGAAGAGCAGGTTCGCGTCTCTCGCATCACCGTCGTGGTCATTGGCGTGGCCGCGATTGTGCTCGGCATCCTGGCAATGTCGCAGAACGTCGCCTTCCTGGTGTCGCTGGCCTTCGCAATCGCCGCGTCCGCAAACCTGCCCACGATCCTGTACTCCCTGTACTGGAAGCGCTTCAACACCACCGGCGCAGTGGCCTCCATGTACACCGGTCTGGTGGCCGCGCTGGTGCTCATCATCTTCTCCCCAGCGGTGTCGGGCACCGAAACCTCAATGTTCTCCAACGTCGACTTCCACTGGTTCCCGCTGACCAGCCCCGGTATCGTTTCGATTCCGCTGGCGTTCCTCGCCGGTGCTATCGGTGCCTTCGTTGGTAAGCCGGACAACCTGGATGACCTCCAAGCTGAGATGGAAGTTCGCTCGCTGACTGGCGTTGGCGTCGAAGCTGCCGTCGACCACTAA
- a CDS encoding serine hydrolase, which produces MSKIASLRWWQVAPLVCAAAGVVAMPFAAMRGPEAPEEAPMNFTVPSSGTAFDESWKFEPKADLGTSQLTYLDLRNGTHKGSTNERFSRPSLSLSKLYIAQYVFEHGSEDEQDLAQQMIQTSDDEIADELFDAYPNSIDKIAKQYKLKSTSQQGQRWGYSVTSTYDVVQFLLAILRENPHSPVVQAMTQTTPKAADGTRQDFGTAQLPGAKANKFGWSSDGSLHSSATIGDDYIVAAAVYGSEDDLSEYVQRQLGERL; this is translated from the coding sequence ATGTCCAAAATTGCGTCACTTCGCTGGTGGCAGGTGGCTCCTCTCGTCTGTGCCGCCGCGGGAGTCGTCGCCATGCCATTCGCAGCGATGCGTGGCCCTGAGGCGCCTGAAGAAGCTCCAATGAACTTCACCGTCCCTTCCTCAGGCACCGCCTTTGATGAGTCCTGGAAGTTTGAGCCGAAGGCAGATCTGGGCACAAGCCAACTCACCTACCTCGATTTGCGCAATGGAACGCACAAGGGAAGCACCAATGAACGTTTTTCCCGCCCAAGTTTGAGCCTGAGCAAGCTGTACATCGCCCAGTACGTGTTCGAGCACGGTTCCGAGGATGAACAGGATCTGGCACAGCAAATGATCCAGACTTCAGACGACGAGATTGCCGACGAGCTCTTCGACGCCTACCCAAACAGCATTGACAAGATTGCTAAGCAGTACAAGCTGAAGTCCACTAGCCAACAGGGGCAGCGGTGGGGTTACTCAGTAACGTCTACCTACGACGTGGTGCAGTTCCTCCTGGCGATTCTGAGGGAGAACCCGCACTCTCCGGTGGTACAGGCGATGACCCAAACCACGCCAAAGGCCGCCGATGGAACCCGACAGGATTTCGGCACCGCGCAATTGCCTGGGGCGAAAGCTAATAAGTTTGGTTGGTCGAGCGACGGAAGCCTGCATTCATCCGCCACGATTGGCGATGACTACATCGTCGCCGCTGCCGTGTATGGCAGTGAAGACGACCTCAGCGAGTACGTCCAACGCCAACTGGGCGAGCGCCTTTAG
- a CDS encoding cation:proton antiporter, which yields MTHDLATTLLAEAGPDPEPLVSFAWIMAVALLGPLLSYATGKRIPGVVVLIAFGVLIGPHGLQLASEAGGVHLVKEMGLGLLFLLAGYEINPSIVRGREGKQGVITWLICMLSSFIGAYAVLGFTRPTTAIVLAIAFTSTAVGTLLPIMKEQRMLDKPVGRSLMVHGAIGEIAPILAMATLLSTRATWLTASVLLAFFAIAFLVAAVPKTVRIFAPWMRRAMIHGAGSTNQTMVRMVMLLLGVLMAVAAVFELDVVLGAFAAGVILRQMMPEKYRTPLEQRLDIVGYGLLIPVFFVCSGMAIDPEAVIHNPWFLVLLIPLIYFTRGVPILLRERFGQTGSEIQGWREAIQLSFYAATALPIIVAVTDVAVTSKLLTSETASVLVAAGSITVLLFPLIGSIVKPADDYEEEDPEERERKLQAERAEKA from the coding sequence ATGACGCACGACCTTGCCACTACGCTGCTCGCAGAAGCGGGCCCCGATCCTGAGCCACTCGTTTCCTTTGCATGGATCATGGCGGTGGCACTGCTTGGACCGCTGTTGTCCTATGCAACAGGCAAGCGGATACCAGGCGTGGTGGTCTTGATCGCCTTCGGTGTGCTCATCGGCCCACACGGCCTGCAGCTCGCGTCCGAAGCCGGCGGCGTACACCTGGTGAAAGAGATGGGGCTCGGCTTGCTCTTTTTGCTGGCAGGTTATGAAATCAACCCCAGTATCGTTCGCGGGCGTGAAGGTAAGCAGGGCGTCATCACGTGGCTGATCTGCATGCTTTCGAGTTTTATTGGCGCCTACGCTGTGCTCGGATTCACTCGGCCAACCACCGCAATCGTGTTGGCCATCGCCTTTACCTCCACCGCTGTGGGCACACTCCTGCCGATCATGAAAGAACAGCGCATGCTGGATAAGCCAGTTGGGCGTTCACTCATGGTGCACGGTGCCATCGGCGAAATTGCACCCATTCTGGCGATGGCCACGTTGCTGTCTACGCGTGCAACCTGGCTCACGGCTTCAGTGCTCCTCGCGTTCTTTGCCATAGCCTTCCTCGTGGCCGCGGTGCCTAAGACTGTGCGGATCTTCGCGCCGTGGATGCGACGCGCCATGATCCACGGTGCAGGTTCAACCAATCAAACCATGGTGCGCATGGTGATGCTGCTTCTGGGCGTGTTAATGGCCGTGGCCGCAGTGTTCGAACTCGATGTGGTTCTCGGAGCTTTTGCCGCGGGCGTCATTTTGCGGCAGATGATGCCGGAGAAGTACCGAACACCCCTGGAACAGCGGCTCGACATCGTCGGCTATGGCTTGCTCATCCCCGTGTTCTTCGTGTGTTCCGGCATGGCCATTGATCCCGAAGCGGTGATACATAACCCCTGGTTCCTGGTGCTCCTCATCCCGCTCATTTACTTCACTCGCGGTGTCCCCATCCTATTGCGTGAGCGCTTCGGCCAAACCGGTTCGGAGATTCAAGGGTGGCGCGAGGCAATCCAGTTGAGCTTCTACGCGGCCACTGCTCTGCCGATCATCGTGGCGGTCACCGATGTTGCCGTGACGTCCAAGCTCCTGACTTCCGAAACGGCCTCAGTGCTCGTTGCCGCCGGCTCCATCACCGTGTTGCTCTTCCCGCTCATTGGCAGCATCGTGAAACCCGCCGATGACTACGAGGAGGAAGACCCCGAGGAGCGGGAGAGAAAGCTCCAGGCTGAGCGCGCAGAGAAAGCCTAA
- a CDS encoding Ig-like domain repeat protein, with amino-acid sequence MKMNKIAAACCTFAVGCSLVVPTASAATAEASHQDSNSIYTRTISDTEATVGQTITYSQTFTTTSASSKDYIYSWSNNVDTCLEFVQGSATLNSEKIADSQVVHVPGKTTINAPSNYWTFTQAAPHAFSLSYRLAPSCAGKTLESGFWYKYGSWFGTKTYAPNLFNGGPAITVNDNSKAASTTVLSPLPEWVAKDQQIPLVASVTAEGAAHNGGTVTFANNGREICTSAINNEGLATCDWQPAEKGEASITAAFSGNDTIAESASAPMRTKVISTAPKKPTDLRFTEEQLNNATQTIITGKATPGATVEALAPGGNRCVDTADENGEFSCNLGFLPAGQERGVAVTESFDGVKSEVATLVADVNEGGSSSFDSFLSFLRKLGFDIQGFFQRLLDPNTWVSLGSSS; translated from the coding sequence ATGAAGATGAACAAGATCGCCGCTGCCTGCTGCACATTCGCAGTCGGCTGCAGCCTGGTCGTTCCCACCGCCAGCGCAGCCACCGCCGAGGCTTCTCACCAGGACTCAAACTCCATCTACACCCGCACAATCAGCGATACTGAGGCGACGGTCGGGCAAACGATCACCTACAGCCAGACGTTCACCACTACGTCGGCAAGCAGCAAGGACTACATCTACTCTTGGTCAAACAACGTTGATACCTGCCTCGAATTTGTGCAGGGGTCCGCAACGCTGAATAGCGAGAAAATCGCTGACTCGCAGGTCGTTCACGTTCCTGGCAAAACCACCATCAACGCACCAAGCAACTACTGGACCTTCACCCAAGCAGCGCCGCACGCATTCAGCTTGAGTTACCGTCTGGCACCGAGCTGCGCTGGTAAAACGTTGGAATCGGGCTTCTGGTACAAGTACGGGAGCTGGTTTGGAACCAAAACTTACGCCCCTAATCTCTTCAACGGTGGCCCCGCCATTACCGTAAACGACAACTCGAAAGCAGCAAGCACCACCGTGTTGAGCCCGCTGCCTGAATGGGTTGCTAAGGATCAACAGATTCCTCTGGTGGCGAGCGTGACGGCCGAGGGCGCAGCGCACAACGGCGGCACTGTCACCTTCGCCAACAATGGGCGCGAGATTTGCACTAGCGCGATCAACAATGAGGGGCTAGCAACCTGCGATTGGCAACCAGCTGAGAAGGGCGAAGCCTCCATCACCGCTGCTTTCTCTGGCAATGACACCATCGCGGAATCTGCCTCCGCGCCAATGCGTACCAAAGTAATTAGTACGGCACCCAAGAAGCCCACTGATCTCCGCTTCACCGAGGAACAGCTCAACAACGCCACGCAAACCATCATCACCGGCAAAGCCACTCCCGGCGCAACGGTGGAAGCTCTCGCCCCGGGCGGAAATCGCTGCGTTGATACAGCCGACGAGAACGGCGAGTTCTCCTGCAACTTGGGATTCTTGCCCGCAGGCCAAGAGCGCGGCGTGGCCGTCACGGAAAGTTTTGATGGCGTGAAATCGGAGGTTGCCACCTTGGTTGCCGATGTGAACGAGGGCGGCTCCAGTTCCTTCGACTCGTTCCTGTCTTTCCTGCGCAAGCTCGGATTTGATATCCAAGGCTTCTTCCAACGCCTCTTAGACCCCAACACTTGGGTTTCGCTCGGCAGTTCCTCCTAG